In the Cylindrospermopsis raciborskii Cr2010 genome, GTATCTACTCTGTACCATTTGGGTAATTCTGTTGGTAAGGACATAGTTTTATCTCAGTGTTTTTTATAGTTAGTTGAATTGATTATTACTTTGCATTACTTTGCAGTGTTTCTTTTAGACGCATTGTCCAAAATTGGATTGTATCTGCTATTTCTAGCAGCATTTCTGTAACTAATATTTGTTGGTTGAAATTCAGCTGGGCATATCTAGCTTGAAAATCTTCTGTCTTCATATTAGCCCTTATTCCCAATTCAGAACCCACCACTTGACATAAAGTTACCCTGGCTACCCCCCAGGCAAAATAGCGCCGTTGCTCATCTGTTCCCCCCACACCATCCGGTAATTCACCACCAATTAGTTTGGGTGACCGAGAAAGGGCCCAAAACCTCTCAACACCCCAACTGGAAACATATTCACCTATACCACTGGCTTTTCCTTGCCATTTTTCTATGGCGCTCAAATCAGTAGCCCCTTTCCTTAATTCTGCTAACACTTTTTGGTCTAGGTCATAGAATGATGTTGTCATCTGTACTCCCACCTACGCTGATTACTTAATATTCTCGACAATTATGCGCCCGTAGCCAACTCCCCATAGTCCTCCCAGGTGATGTTCTCTATGGAGAAAACTTTCCCACTTTTCTGTTTGTTGTTGGCGACTGTGCCATGACACTACAAAACTCGCTCCCGGTGGTATGCCTTCTACGGAAAACAGGTTGTCTACCAAACTACCGTCTTTATCCGCATTTTCCTTCAAGCTAACTCGCGGTTGGCGTACCATGCCCATATCTACCAGGGTATTAATAGATTCATTTTTCAGGATTAGTAGTCGCTTCCTATGGGCTTGTAGTTCCGGGGGTAAGGGCAATTTACCTGGATCTAAGTAAGCGATATTAGATAGCTTTAACCATCGTAAATACACTGTTCTTTTATCTAGTTCTGGTTCTGTGACAAGTAAATTGTCTGGTAAAGGAGGAATTTCTGTCCCCGTGAGATCTGCAAATCTGTTTAACCAGTCAGGAAAGCTTACCCACCAGTTACCATATCCCAATACATGAACAGGCCACCAAACCGGCCATCCCCATCCCAAGGAAATATTACCTGGTGATACAGCACTTGTATCTCCCCCAAACCATTCTCCTACAAAAGGCTGAAACTCCTTTTCCTTTTCCGCGTGTTC is a window encoding:
- a CDS encoding RAMP superfamily CRISPR-associated protein — encoded protein: MKAGNIWIVCREPVHIGGADSENRGNNNPIFRLPDRTPVIPGSSLRGALREHAEKEKEFQPFVGEWFGGDTSAVSPGNISLGWGWPVWWPVHVLGYGNWWVSFPDWLNRFADLTGTEIPPLPDNLLVTEPELDKRTVYLRWLKLSNIAYLDPGKLPLPPELQAHRKRLLILKNESINTLVDMGMVRQPRVSLKENADKDGSLVDNLFSVEGIPPGASFVVSWHSRQQQTEKWESFLHREHHLGGLWGVGYGRIIVENIK